In Gigantopelta aegis isolate Gae_Host chromosome 6, Gae_host_genome, whole genome shotgun sequence, the following are encoded in one genomic region:
- the LOC121375976 gene encoding protocadherin-11 Y-linked-like isoform X3, with the protein MDKNMMRCHKMLLFVILVTIFKLASAQDVIYTIHEELKLNTFIGNIRQNSSLKNIVSSDNVNTLTYSILQAGNAHAKLFNISSKDGNLYTAARVDREALCLFTSKCELFLEVAVHSSSFYSYKIKIVVLDTNDNSPTFTQESEFLEIPESSQTGVSFPFDGAVDNDTDKNSLQSYEILPQNVPFGVSFTKNLDGTSTVSIIVKSALDRERTDSYLLTLVAKDNGSPQRSGSMLVNISILDVNDNAPQFTQSIYNVTVKENTLLHTVFFTVKATDRDIGTNKKILYRLSSRQPYQIKQHFEIDEQTGDLKIKKALPSGQMRVIVEATDRGSPTKSSQAEVEITILDTNNQRPSIIVNLFNGFSTAHVSESKHIGYAFAHVKVIDPDTGNKGNVKCYSQTADFDLKQMDVNEYKVVVAKRLDRETIPKYTVAIFCEDSGVEKLNASAVFDVEIDDENDNAPRFLQKWYDVSIPENNAVNDTVLQVAATDKDIGINSQITYTLSENAQPYFFIQPGTFMIKASKSFDRENMSYYSFFVIAVDGGKPPLTASAKVTVNILDINDERPSFSQNSYIFYIVENCPINTAVGNVSAVDMDTGLGGEFSFILSPSFKYHSLPFTILQNGTIITTESIDAEAKNVYSFKVIATDHATGPGSPLSGMANVKVIIVDENDNKPVFMFPNSDNYSITVHVPKTAKTIISWVRANDPDIDAEGVLYSLLDRNLSRIFKINETSGQIYLSRDVDGSHIGYYELLVTALDKSDRSLFNTTVLKVFLQYKTGESSPEGSDQNVVIVIALVCATVVIAASVLVVLCYIRKCDKDKAFKDSFSSNSTTSEGKSSSGHDLTIGKCVKEQQLNDSIDKPVLEGAPEEKEIFKVDLSTPGQEDTIMADRDHQRQNQLASFRLHQALQHINSHRISPLQTQQVLAAEGKMIYFSGNSLKRWTKAS; encoded by the coding sequence ATGGACAAAAATATGATGAGATGTCATAAAATGTTGCTGTTTGTAATTCTGGTCACCATTTTCAAATTGGCTTCTGCACAAGACGTGATTTACACTATTCATGAAGAGCTAAAACTTAACACATTTATTGGTAATATTCGACAAAATTCATCTCTCAAAAACATTGTCAGTTCGGACAATGTGAACACTCTAACATACAGTATTTTACAAGCCGGCAACGCTCATGCGAAACTCTTCAATATCAGTTCGAAAGACGGGAACCTGTACACGGCAGCAAGGGTGGATAGAGAGGCGCTGTGTCTGTTCACGTCAAAGTGTGAACTCTTTCTGGAAGTAGCCGTCCATTCTAGCTCATTTTACAGCTACAAGATCAAGATTGTTGTTCTAGATACAAATGATAACAGTCCAACTTTTACTCAAGAATCAGAGTTTTTGGAAATTCCCGAGTCTTCGCAAACTGGCGTCTCATTTCCATTTGATGGAGCTGTCGATAATGATACTGATAAAAATTCTCTACAGAGTTATGAGATTCTTCCCCAAAATGTGCCTTTTGGAGTGAGTTTTACAAAGAATTTAGATGGAACCTCAACCGTGAGCATTATTGTTAAAAGTGCACTAGACAGAGAAAGAACAGATTCATATTTGCTAACGTTGGTAGCCAAAGATAATGGATCTCCACAGAGAAGTGGATCTATGTTGGTTAATATTTCCATCTTAGATGTCAATGATAATGCCCCACAATTCACACAGTCCATTTACAATGTGACAGTGAAGGAAAACACATTGTTACACACTGTCTTTTTCACAGTTAAAGCTACAGACAGAGATATTGGAACGAACAAGAAAATTCTTTATCGACTAAGCAGCCGCCAGCCGTACCAAATAAAACAGCATTTCGAGATTGATGAGCAGACGGgggatttgaaaattaaaaaagccTTGCCCAGTGGTCAGATGAGAGTTATAGTGGAGGCAACCGACAGAGGATCACCAACAAAATCATCACAAGCAGAAGTTGAAATAACAATACTGGACACTAACAATCAACGCCCATCCATTATTGTAAACTTGTTTAATGGATTTTCAACAGCTCATGTCTCAGAATCGAAACACATAGGCTATGCTTTTGCCCATGTTAAAGTAATAGATCCAGACACTGGAAACAAGGGAAATGTGAAATGTTACAGCCAGACGGCCGACTTTGACTTGAAACAGATGGATGTCAATGAATATAAAGTAGTGGTGGCGAAACGACTGGATAGAGAGACCATACCTAAATACACTGTGGCTATATTCTGTGAAGACTCTGGAGTTGAAAAGTTAAATGCCAGCGCAGTGTTTGATGTTGAGATAGATGACGAGAATGACAATGCCCCTAGGTTTCTTCAGAAGTGGTATGACGTCAGCATCCCTGAAAATAATGCTGTCAATGATACAGTGCTTCAGGTGGCGGCAACAGACAAAGACATTGGAATCAATTCTCAAATCACTTACACACTCTCAGAAAATGCTCAACCCTATTTCTTCATACAACCTGGCACCTTCATGATCAAAGCATCAAAAAGCTTTGACCGTGAAAACATGTCTTACTACAGCTTCTTTGTCATTGCAGTAGATGGTGGCAAACCACCGCTCACTGCTAGTGCTAAGGTCACCGTCAACATCCTTGATATAAATGATGAACGACCATCATTCTCTCAGAACTCTTACATATTCTACATCGTGGAAAACTGCCCCATTAATACAGCTGTTGGAAATGTTTCTGCGGTTGACATGGACACTGGATTAGGTGGTGAATTCTCTTTTATCCTCTCTCCATCATTCAAATATCATTCTCTCCCATTTACCATTCTTCAGAATGGAACCATCATCACTACTGAAAGCATTGATGCAGAGGCAAAGAATGTCTACAGTTTCAAAGTGATTGCAACTGACCATGCCACCGGGCCAGGTTCCCCACTCAGTGGCATGGCTAACGTCAAGGTAATCATTGTGGATGAGAATGACAACAAGCCAGTGTTTATGTTTCCAAACAGTGATAACTACAGCATAACTGTCCACGTACCTAAAACAGCCAAGACCATCATATCGTGGGTTCGAGCAAATGATCCAGACATTGATGCAGAAGGAGTGCTATATTCTTTATTGGACAGAAACCTGTCTAGGATATTCAAAATCAACGAAACCTCTGGACAGATCTATTTATCACGAGATGTCGATGGTTCTCACATTGGGTACTATGAGTTGCTGGTGACTGCACTGGACAAGAGCGACCGGTCACTGTTTAACACGACTGTGCTGAAGGTTTTCCTCCAGTACAAGACTGGTGAAAGTTCTCCTGAAGGCAGTGATCAGAACGTGGTCATCGTCATCGCTCTGGTCTGTGCCACGGTGGTGATCGCAGCTTCGGTGCTTGTTGTTCTGTGTTACATTAGGAAGTGTGATAAAGACAAAGCTTTCAAAGACTCTTTCTCTTCTAACTCAACTACCAGTGAAGGCAAATCCAGCAGCGGCCATGATTTGACCATTGGCAAATGTGTCAAGGAGCAGCAACTAAATGACTCCATAGACAAG